From Candidatus Nomurabacteria bacterium, one genomic window encodes:
- the xth gene encoding exodeoxyribonuclease III: MKLYSWNVNGIRAVWNKGKFQEFAETHQPDILCLQETKAQPDQSPVDIEGYQEIYNSAERRGHFGTAIFSKISPLRTFDNIPEDIASKYALADKYGNTNQEGRVLVAEFDDYYVATVYTPNSKDDLTRLKLRADAWGPAFTEYMASLEAKKPVLVSGDFNVAHNEIDLARPKQNVGKHGFTDEERQDFTKLLEIGLCDSFRTLYPDTTEAYTWWTAWGNARANNVGWRIDYWLVSNQLMPKLVDAQIHPDVLGSDHCPVSIEL, encoded by the coding sequence ATGAAGTTATATTCGTGGAATGTAAACGGGATACGTGCGGTCTGGAACAAAGGTAAGTTCCAGGAGTTTGCCGAGACCCACCAGCCCGACATTTTATGCTTACAAGAGACCAAGGCTCAACCAGATCAGTCGCCAGTCGATATTGAAGGCTATCAAGAAATATACAATAGCGCAGAACGCCGAGGACATTTTGGAACAGCCATCTTTTCTAAAATTTCACCCCTCAGAACTTTCGACAATATACCAGAAGACATCGCCAGTAAGTACGCTTTGGCCGACAAGTATGGCAACACCAACCAAGAGGGCAGAGTATTGGTGGCAGAGTTCGACGACTATTACGTGGCCACTGTCTATACCCCCAACAGCAAAGACGACCTAACCAGATTAAAGCTACGCGCCGACGCCTGGGGTCCAGCCTTTACAGAGTATATGGCTAGTTTGGAAGCCAAAAAACCAGTTCTGGTTAGCGGCGACTTTAATGTAGCCCATAACGAGATCGATCTTGCCAGGCCGAAACAGAATGTCGGCAAGCATGGCTTTACCGACGAAGAACGCCAGGATTTTACCAAGTTACTCGAAATCGGTCTGTGCGATAGTTTTCGAACTCTTTATCCCGATACTACCGAAGCATATACTTGGTGGACTGCTTGGGGCAACGCTCGTGCTAATAATGTTGGTTGGCGGATTGATTATTGGCTTGTTAGTAACCAACTGATGCCAAAACTGGTTGATGCCCAAATCCACCCAGACGTCTTGGGTAGTGACCACTGTCCAGTCAGTATTGAGTTATAG
- a CDS encoding glycosyltransferase family 2 protein — protein sequence MKDANLSLVIPCYNEQAYLPACLSAIIPQLLPGDELIVVDNNSTDKTSQLATKYGAKVIQEQRQGQVFAQDTGFKTAINQFLVRLDADTILPGDWLARVRQHFAQGALAVSGPARPRDVQFQRLSQFMVHLSFYSFRLIIGGFPMFGSAYAIRKTTWQTCQPGLHRLPNIWEDMELGIVLHKLGLQVVYDKQLVASVSARNVVGVSYWRAVGYQLYAPRTLAVNRMYFRACMSFIERLLVVIVATPIILIEHLLNKTKPSHKQTKGRL from the coding sequence ATGAAAGATGCCAATCTTAGTCTCGTAATCCCCTGTTATAACGAGCAAGCCTACTTACCAGCTTGCCTGTCGGCGATTATCCCCCAACTGTTGCCGGGCGACGAACTAATTGTGGTTGACAATAACTCGACAGACAAAACCTCCCAGCTAGCCACTAAATATGGTGCCAAAGTAATTCAAGAGCAGCGTCAGGGTCAAGTGTTTGCCCAAGATACGGGCTTTAAAACTGCTATAAATCAATTTCTAGTAAGGCTTGATGCCGACACGATTCTACCAGGTGACTGGCTAGCAAGGGTTCGCCAGCACTTTGCACAGGGTGCACTGGCAGTAAGCGGGCCAGCAAGACCGCGCGATGTTCAATTTCAGCGCTTATCACAGTTTATGGTACATCTGTCTTTCTATAGTTTTAGGCTGATTATTGGTGGTTTTCCGATGTTTGGCTCGGCTTATGCAATCCGCAAAACTACCTGGCAGACTTGTCAGCCAGGTTTGCATCGTCTGCCAAACATTTGGGAGGACATGGAACTCGGGATAGTTTTGCATAAACTAGGGCTGCAAGTTGTATACGACAAGCAGTTAGTTGCCAGTGTATCGGCTCGTAATGTGGTTGGGGTATCATACTGGCGGGCGGTCGGCTACCAACTGTATGCGCCGCGAACCCTAGCTGTAAATCGGATGTACTTTCGGGCTTGTATGAGTTTTATTGAACGTCTGCTAGTAGTTATTGTTGCTACCCCGATCATCTTGATCGAGCATCTACTAAACAAGACCAAACCTAGTCACAAGCAGACCAAAGGCCGACTCTAG
- a CDS encoding DUF4367 domain-containing protein produces MSSGQVVINGKIYPLLGADLGSQTKRVDGLAPAVHHQSSEPQRHPKNVRIERTARTKKHTNMRSQTLHRKAVAKPLIQPRPQSESRIVKPTFNPGKARLERAASTQQSEYIGKFQASKKVGATPTAMQPRPAPEDSLVHEPPIYVPDEAVRLPASIIDRALETTPNNLQTAKKSKKSPKLAVALTALAIGLGVIGYLNLPRISLSIASRQAGFSAHMPDTPAGFSIDGPIRYETGKVSISMASNTDSRNLQIVQQPTSLDSASLASGYFSNKDIPYQTVEVNGKTIYIYNGNSAIWVSQGIRYQLEGESGLSSDQIVEIAKSL; encoded by the coding sequence ATGAGCTCTGGGCAAGTGGTAATTAACGGCAAGATATACCCTCTCTTAGGGGCAGATCTTGGGTCGCAAACAAAGCGTGTTGATGGACTTGCGCCGGCTGTTCATCATCAAAGTAGCGAGCCTCAGCGACATCCAAAAAATGTCCGCATTGAACGAACAGCCAGAACAAAAAAACATACGAATATGCGTTCGCAGACTCTGCATCGAAAAGCCGTGGCAAAACCACTCATCCAGCCACGTCCTCAGTCCGAAAGTCGAATCGTTAAACCTACTTTTAACCCGGGCAAGGCCAGACTCGAAAGAGCTGCCAGCACACAACAGAGTGAATATATAGGCAAGTTTCAGGCCAGCAAGAAGGTTGGGGCGACTCCAACAGCCATGCAACCAAGACCAGCCCCAGAAGATTCTTTGGTGCATGAGCCGCCAATCTACGTCCCAGACGAAGCCGTTCGTTTACCAGCTAGCATAATTGATCGAGCACTGGAAACTACGCCAAATAATCTGCAAACTGCAAAGAAATCCAAGAAGTCACCAAAGTTAGCTGTCGCTCTAACTGCTTTAGCGATCGGACTCGGAGTAATCGGCTATTTAAATCTGCCCCGGATTTCACTGAGTATCGCAAGCAGGCAAGCCGGTTTTTCAGCACATATGCCCGACACGCCTGCTGGGTTTAGTATTGATGGTCCGATTCGCTACGAAACCGGCAAGGTGTCGATCTCGATGGCTTCAAATACAGACTCTCGCAACCTACAGATTGTTCAGCAGCCAACAAGTTTAGATTCGGCCAGTCTGGCAAGTGGATACTTCTCGAATAAAGATATCCCATATCAAACTGTCGAGGTCAATGGGAAGACCATCTATATCTATAATGGTAATAGTGCAATTTGGGTAAGTCAGGGTATCCGCTATCAACTCGAAGGCGAATCTGGTCTGAGTAGTGATCAGATTGTCGAAATCGCTAAAAGCTTATAG
- a CDS encoding prephenate dehydrogenase, whose protein sequence is MQIVNKIGVIGMGSMGKLIARYASRWGQVEYFDNQVIESDHASPVELRQVCLADIVFLVVPLGAYTKLLPQIAKHLNPEAIFVDVASVKLEPERLIKQHLGRHQHILLSHPLFGPESASASLENHKFIVTLATGRAQQLVDFLDKNLNLDVIRKTALEHDQAMAQVQGLTFFLSRALDVYGLNGQSTGLETPSFSWVKGLAELDKHHSQELLETIQVYNPEAVKARQQLLDILIKLNQDYANQHGSDRLS, encoded by the coding sequence ATGCAAATCGTGAATAAAATCGGTGTCATAGGTATGGGCAGCATGGGTAAGCTAATTGCCCGCTATGCATCGCGTTGGGGGCAAGTAGAATATTTTGACAACCAGGTGATCGAATCAGACCACGCTAGCCCGGTCGAGCTTCGACAAGTCTGTCTAGCAGATATAGTTTTTTTGGTAGTACCACTTGGAGCATATACCAAGCTATTGCCACAAATTGCCAAGCATTTAAATCCTGAAGCAATTTTTGTTGATGTGGCTTCGGTAAAGCTTGAACCCGAGAGATTGATCAAACAGCATCTAGGTAGACATCAACATATCTTGTTGTCGCATCCGTTATTTGGCCCCGAATCGGCCAGTGCTAGTTTAGAGAACCATAAATTTATCGTGACTTTAGCAACCGGCAGAGCCCAACAGCTTGTTGATTTTCTAGACAAGAACCTCAACTTAGATGTTATTCGAAAAACTGCTCTAGAACATGACCAAGCGATGGCTCAGGTACAGGGCTTGACTTTCTTTTTGTCACGAGCACTCGATGTTTATGGCTTGAATGGCCAGTCGACTGGCCTGGAAACACCTAGTTTCTCTTGGGTTAAGGGTTTAGCCGAGCTAGACAAACATCATAGCCAGGAACTACTCGAGACCATACAGGTTTACAATCCAGAAGCGGTTAAGGCTCGCCAACAACTCTTAGATATATTGATTAAACTCAATCAAGACTACGCCAATCAACATGGCTCAGACCGCCTCAGCTAA
- a CDS encoding glutamate--tRNA ligase → MNQRIRTRFAPSPTGMLHIGSLRTALFSYLWARKNNGEFIVRLEDTDQARIVEGAAEQILSSMGWLGMDWDYGPDKPSPEFGSCIQSERNDDYTRYIQALLDSGVAYYDWTSPEQLESLRAQAQANKQPFVFRKNMATLEGETGKAVIRIAIPDQTVITWTDHVKGLQSWRGKDIGDFVAIKSDGFPTYQFANVVDDHLMEITHVIRADEWLSSTPKHLFLYDAFGWQRPEFAHVPPILGPDGKKKLSKRDGAKDAAVYATEGYLPEAVMNYLALLGWNPGTDQEIFSPDQLVSVFELSRIQKSGAKFDPVRLDWMNGMHIRNMDPSKRLELAESWWPKEAVQSDKAYKQRVLDLVYERLKKFADLAEYSRFFFARAMAVDVQEIEQETKFTPEEQANLLVATIDLLQASDFTETDLEHRLYGYAKENDLKVGKYFMLIRLMITGSRFSPGLFETLNTLGKAEVLERLKT, encoded by the coding sequence ATGAATCAGAGAATTCGAACAAGGTTTGCGCCCAGCCCGACTGGTATGCTGCATATTGGTAGTCTCCGAACTGCCCTTTTTAGCTATTTATGGGCTCGCAAAAATAATGGTGAGTTTATTGTACGTCTCGAAGACACCGACCAAGCTCGGATCGTCGAAGGGGCAGCTGAGCAGATTTTATCTAGCATGGGTTGGTTAGGCATGGATTGGGACTACGGCCCAGATAAACCGAGCCCAGAATTTGGGTCTTGCATCCAAAGTGAGCGTAACGACGACTATACACGCTACATCCAAGCCCTTCTAGATAGCGGCGTAGCCTACTACGACTGGACAAGCCCAGAACAGCTAGAAAGTTTGCGTGCCCAAGCACAGGCAAATAAACAACCGTTTGTTTTCCGAAAAAACATGGCAACGCTAGAAGGTGAGACAGGCAAAGCAGTAATTCGGATAGCGATTCCCGACCAGACAGTGATAACCTGGACCGATCACGTAAAAGGCCTGCAAAGTTGGCGGGGCAAAGATATAGGCGACTTTGTAGCTATCAAAAGCGATGGTTTCCCGACATACCAGTTTGCCAATGTTGTCGACGATCACCTCATGGAAATTACCCATGTGATACGCGCCGATGAGTGGCTTAGCAGCACACCAAAGCACTTATTCTTATACGACGCTTTTGGTTGGCAACGACCAGAATTTGCTCATGTGCCACCAATCCTAGGGCCTGATGGTAAAAAGAAACTCAGTAAGCGTGATGGGGCGAAAGACGCCGCCGTCTACGCCACTGAAGGCTATCTGCCAGAGGCAGTCATGAATTATTTGGCTTTGCTCGGCTGGAACCCAGGCACAGACCAAGAAATATTTAGCCCCGATCAACTTGTGAGCGTTTTCGAGCTTAGCCGTATCCAGAAATCTGGCGCCAAATTTGACCCAGTTCGACTAGACTGGATGAACGGCATGCACATACGTAATATGGATCCGTCAAAAAGACTAGAGTTGGCTGAAAGCTGGTGGCCTAAAGAAGCCGTCCAGTCAGACAAGGCCTATAAGCAAAGAGTCCTCGATCTGGTCTACGAAAGACTAAAGAAATTTGCTGATTTAGCCGAGTACAGTCGCTTTTTCTTTGCCAGGGCTATGGCTGTCGATGTTCAGGAAATTGAGCAAGAAACCAAATTTACGCCCGAAGAGCAAGCCAATCTGCTAGTCGCCACAATCGATTTGCTGCAAGCATCCGATTTCACGGAAACTGATCTCGAACATCGTCTTTATGGCTATGCAAAAGAAAACGACCTTAAGGTTGGCAAATATTTTATGCTGATACGGCTAATGATAACCGGTAGTAGATTTAGCCCAGGGCTTTTTGAAACTCTCAACACTCTTGGCAAAGCCGAAGTCCTAGAGCGTCTAAAAACTTGA
- a CDS encoding glutaredoxin family protein gives MSDDQTKPNVNASKPKVKIFSTNWCGFCKMAKAYFESKGIAYEEINIEEDQSAAMWLENQGLRGVPVIQFDGKDIVHGFDRPQIDIMIREHNLA, from the coding sequence ATGTCAGACGACCAAACCAAACCAAACGTAAACGCTAGCAAGCCGAAAGTTAAAATATTCAGCACCAACTGGTGTGGCTTTTGTAAAATGGCCAAAGCATATTTCGAGAGCAAGGGTATTGCTTACGAAGAAATTAACATCGAAGAAGATCAGTCGGCAGCAATGTGGTTAGAGAATCAGGGCCTACGCGGTGTACCCGTAATTCAGTTCGATGGTAAAGACATTGTTCATGGTTTCGATCGACCGCAGATCGATATTATGATTCGCGAACACAACTTAGCCTAA
- a CDS encoding PEGA domain-containing protein, whose translation MEFLDPNYRKRHDRMLIVGYLLLGFLLAGLTIILVLVTSGYDISRRGEVIVNSIAFVNSTPSNSQIYLDKTLLGNKTDARLVVESGEYLLELKQAGYFPWSKNVWLKPQKVGFYQYPFLFPEKLDFGQIAIYKSRQLSSQSPDKKWLITYDPSSAQANLFDISQPDNAPLDLSLEASNQSTPASEETNQPSQYRIVSWADDNRTMLVKKTLTDKTTSYSLVDSRGEKPSIPISVGEDRPVKRLSLVNDKTDNLLILYANGELIKQNIDTGDEVVIALEVLAYNSFGKDVVVYIAANHASNKADVIINENFEEYKLTELNYSDTASYSLALSRFNGKNIYAVGSNLDERFYVYKNPLEDLKSGRPLILLSSPVVNQLKELKFSQNSRFVAALTPEDIVVYDAEQAAPYRFQVDNLADDYHLSWMDGHRLMANINHGLNIFEFDGKNMVTYQDVDPTNIYFNKDYDTIYITDNQTGKTILESASLRVN comes from the coding sequence ATGGAATTTTTAGATCCAAACTATCGCAAACGCCACGACCGAATGCTAATCGTTGGTTACCTACTCCTAGGTTTCCTATTAGCCGGTTTAACGATTATCCTCGTTCTGGTTACTAGTGGGTATGACATTAGCCGTCGTGGTGAGGTAATCGTCAATTCGATTGCGTTTGTAAACTCAACTCCAAGCAATAGCCAGATATATTTAGACAAAACTCTACTCGGTAACAAAACGGACGCTCGACTAGTGGTTGAGTCGGGCGAATATCTGCTCGAGTTAAAGCAGGCAGGTTATTTCCCTTGGAGTAAAAACGTCTGGCTAAAACCGCAAAAGGTTGGTTTTTATCAATACCCTTTCCTTTTTCCCGAAAAACTCGATTTTGGACAGATAGCAATCTATAAATCTCGACAGCTAAGTAGTCAAAGTCCTGATAAAAAATGGCTGATTACCTACGATCCAAGTTCTGCTCAAGCCAATCTATTTGATATTAGCCAACCAGACAATGCACCACTAGATCTAAGCCTAGAAGCCAGTAATCAGTCAACACCGGCTTCCGAGGAAACAAACCAACCTAGCCAGTACCGTATAGTAAGCTGGGCAGACGACAATCGGACTATGTTGGTTAAGAAAACATTAACCGATAAAACGACTAGTTATTCACTCGTCGACTCACGTGGTGAAAAACCTTCGATACCAATTAGCGTAGGCGAAGATCGACCGGTAAAAAGATTAAGTTTGGTAAACGATAAAACCGATAATCTATTAATTCTGTACGCTAATGGCGAGCTGATTAAGCAGAACATCGATACTGGCGATGAAGTTGTGATAGCGCTTGAGGTGCTTGCCTACAATAGTTTTGGTAAAGACGTGGTTGTATATATTGCGGCTAATCATGCCAGTAATAAAGCCGATGTAATTATTAACGAGAATTTCGAAGAGTACAAACTAACCGAGCTTAATTACTCCGATACAGCCAGTTACTCGCTTGCTTTGAGCCGATTTAATGGCAAAAATATTTACGCGGTTGGCTCTAATCTAGACGAACGATTTTACGTTTACAAAAATCCGCTCGAAGATCTTAAGAGTGGTCGCCCGCTAATCTTGCTAAGTTCACCGGTTGTCAATCAGCTTAAAGAACTAAAATTTAGCCAGAACTCTAGGTTTGTCGCCGCTTTGACGCCAGAAGATATCGTAGTCTACGATGCCGAACAAGCCGCTCCGTATCGGTTTCAGGTAGACAACTTAGCCGATGACTACCATCTGTCGTGGATGGATGGGCATCGGTTGATGGCCAACATCAACCATGGTCTCAATATTTTTGAATTTGATGGAAAAAACATGGTTACATACCAAGATGTTGACCCTACCAATATCTATTTCAACAAAGACTACGATACTATCTACATAACCGACAATCAGACTGGGAAGACAATCCTCGAAAGCGCAAGTCTAAGGGTTAATTAG
- a CDS encoding sortase, with protein MSSPTPALPLPGKPDDNGATIMLAGSNKEVGRNEAAELIRGKISNIYSKEPNANSEISEAEEPGTHSQHQQYLLELHNSGLSMEDIQVKWHEYYQGLPDHQKHEVWQEFYSNQNRHNQRLASLASETPAINLPEVKRGRKKRQSPKPSSQADNFVQNEATSWDKLKTRNKRKLTLKQHIKSLMFGLGAGLVVLFLLMFTFFNERYIIPFVKPNQISASTPIITVPGAAVSSDPKVIIPKLNVEAPVVYNVPFIETGETEADFESRVQKALENGVVYYPTSQKPGETGKGFNSNVAIVGHSSNNLFSSGKYKFAFMQIGQLEPGDTFMLNYNSKQYVYKVYEKKVVKPTDVTVLGPASRPNSATLITCDPPGFNINRMVIIGEQISPSPKKNTLTNKQTETPENLIVPSNPKTMWERFWGWVSGD; from the coding sequence ATGAGTAGTCCAACTCCAGCTCTGCCATTACCCGGAAAGCCCGACGATAACGGTGCTACGATTATGTTGGCTGGGAGCAACAAAGAAGTCGGTCGAAACGAAGCCGCCGAATTAATCCGCGGAAAAATCAGCAATATTTACTCAAAAGAACCAAATGCGAATAGCGAGATAAGTGAAGCCGAGGAACCAGGTACGCACAGTCAACACCAACAGTATTTACTAGAACTTCATAATAGTGGCCTAAGTATGGAGGATATCCAGGTAAAATGGCATGAATACTACCAAGGATTACCCGACCATCAAAAACACGAAGTCTGGCAAGAATTTTACAGTAATCAAAATCGGCACAATCAACGTCTCGCCAGTTTAGCCTCAGAGACACCAGCGATCAACTTGCCAGAAGTTAAACGTGGTCGAAAAAAACGGCAGAGCCCTAAACCGAGCTCCCAAGCCGATAATTTTGTTCAAAATGAGGCTACGTCTTGGGATAAGCTTAAAACTCGAAACAAACGCAAGCTCACCTTAAAACAACACATTAAATCGCTGATGTTCGGCCTGGGTGCCGGCTTAGTTGTGTTGTTTTTGTTGATGTTTACGTTTTTTAATGAGCGCTACATCATACCGTTCGTTAAACCCAACCAGATTTCGGCCTCTACACCAATCATAACCGTGCCTGGAGCAGCAGTCAGTAGTGATCCGAAAGTGATAATTCCGAAGCTCAACGTAGAAGCACCGGTCGTTTATAACGTACCTTTTATCGAAACCGGCGAAACCGAAGCCGACTTTGAATCTCGGGTTCAAAAAGCCTTAGAAAACGGCGTAGTCTATTACCCAACCAGCCAGAAACCGGGGGAAACAGGCAAGGGTTTTAACAGTAATGTAGCGATCGTTGGCCACAGCAGCAATAACTTATTCAGCAGCGGAAAATATAAGTTTGCCTTCATGCAGATTGGTCAGCTCGAGCCGGGTGATACTTTCATGCTTAATTACAACTCGAAACAATATGTATACAAGGTGTACGAGAAGAAGGTTGTCAAACCAACAGACGTTACCGTGCTCGGTCCGGCCAGCCGGCCCAACTCGGCGACATTAATTACCTGTGATCCACCAGGCTTCAATATCAATCGGATGGTGATTATTGGTGAGCAAATTAGCCCAAGTCCAAAAAAGAATACCCTAACCAATAAACAAACCGAAACACCAGAAAATCTAATCGTTCCAAGTAATCCAAAAACTATGTGGGAGCGATTCTGGGGCTGGGTAAGCGGCGACTAA
- the smpB gene encoding SsrA-binding protein SmpB: protein MAAKHSKLVNTKARFDYELQQTYEAGIVLLGAEVASIRAGRLSMRGSFVTIRDGEAWLNNLQLSPMPSNAKYLPENQRSAPRKLLLKRNQLEELIAAKQNNLSIVPTKLIPGRYIKIQIAVAKGKKQYDKRAIIKARQQNREAAKSIKRAF from the coding sequence ATGGCCGCCAAACACAGTAAACTTGTAAATACTAAAGCCCGTTTTGATTACGAACTCCAACAAACCTACGAAGCAGGCATTGTTTTGTTGGGCGCTGAAGTAGCTAGTATCCGGGCGGGTAGGCTAAGTATGCGTGGCTCGTTTGTGACAATTAGAGACGGCGAAGCTTGGTTAAACAATCTCCAGCTTAGTCCGATGCCAAGTAATGCAAAATATTTACCAGAAAATCAGCGTTCAGCTCCACGAAAACTTCTTTTAAAACGCAACCAGCTTGAAGAACTGATTGCCGCCAAACAAAACAATCTGTCAATCGTGCCGACAAAACTCATACCCGGGCGATACATTAAGATTCAGATCGCCGTTGCTAAAGGTAAAAAACAATACGATAAACGCGCAATCATCAAGGCTCGCCAGCAAAACCGAGAAGCTGCCAAAAGTATTAAGCGCGCCTTTTAG
- a CDS encoding HAD family phosphatase: MTKPFAVFDIDGTLARTSLFLATVHEMMRRSMIPKADTDEIHRLLEAWLKRKHTQAFAEYEATAIEVLFRELANTKVSAYEAIIDEVMRKFGERSYLYTKNLIKQLKTNGYLILAVSGSEEKLLGRFCKEYGFDDWIGTDFHKDGFYFTGSATDIVHNKHIYLTKLIDKHGLSTEKSLAVGDTKSDIKMLEMVEQPICFNPSQELYDEARKRGWKIVIERKDVIYELTPEAGVFKLK; encoded by the coding sequence ATGACTAAACCTTTTGCGGTTTTTGATATCGATGGGACATTGGCGCGGACAAGCCTTTTTTTGGCCACCGTCCACGAAATGATGCGCCGGAGCATGATACCTAAAGCCGATACTGATGAAATCCATCGACTGCTCGAGGCCTGGCTTAAACGTAAACACACTCAGGCGTTTGCCGAATACGAGGCGACGGCCATCGAAGTTTTGTTTCGAGAACTCGCCAACACCAAGGTGAGCGCTTACGAAGCGATAATCGACGAAGTAATGCGCAAATTTGGCGAGCGTAGCTATCTGTACACCAAAAACCTAATCAAGCAGCTCAAAACTAATGGATATTTAATCTTAGCTGTTTCCGGTAGCGAAGAGAAGTTACTCGGCCGCTTCTGTAAAGAATATGGATTTGACGATTGGATCGGCACCGATTTTCATAAAGACGGTTTTTACTTTACAGGCAGCGCCACCGACATTGTTCATAACAAGCATATTTACTTAACTAAGTTAATCGACAAGCATGGTCTAAGTACCGAAAAGTCGCTTGCAGTCGGCGATACAAAGAGTGATATTAAGATGCTCGAAATGGTCGAGCAGCCAATCTGTTTTAACCCCAGCCAAGAACTATACGACGAAGCCCGTAAACGCGGCTGGAAAATTGTTATCGAACGCAAAGATGTTATTTACGAGCTGACACCCGAAGCTGGAGTCTTTAAACTAAAATAG
- a CDS encoding thermonuclease family protein translates to MKTTKQLKKLIYKLLLALLVICLTYVVDHVSRATLGQDIASSDTYLVLNIYDGDTIEVLMDGTPEKVRFIGVDTPETHKPNTPVQCYGPEASDFTTSLLTGQRVRLLADASSSNRDIYGRLLRYVVRASDDLDVNLELIRQGYSKAYLVFPHGRSQEFRDASASAEAARVGLWSACD, encoded by the coding sequence GTGAAAACAACCAAGCAGCTAAAAAAGCTAATCTATAAATTACTCTTGGCTTTGCTGGTTATCTGCCTGACTTATGTTGTCGATCATGTCTCCCGCGCGACGCTAGGTCAAGACATTGCCAGCAGCGATACATACCTTGTGCTGAACATCTACGACGGCGATACTATCGAGGTATTAATGGATGGTACCCCCGAGAAAGTTCGATTTATTGGTGTCGATACGCCCGAAACCCACAAACCTAATACTCCCGTCCAATGCTACGGCCCGGAAGCCAGTGACTTTACAACTAGCTTACTGACTGGGCAAAGAGTCCGCTTGCTAGCTGACGCCAGTAGTAGCAACCGAGACATTTATGGCCGACTATTGCGTTATGTGGTTCGAGCCAGCGACGATCTAGATGTCAATCTAGAGCTAATCCGCCAAGGTTATAGCAAAGCGTACCTGGTATTTCCGCATGGTCGGAGTCAAGAGTTTAGGGATGCATCTGCAAGCGCCGAAGCGGCTAGAGTCGGCCTTTGGTCTGCTTGTGACTAG
- a CDS encoding cob(I)yrinic acid a,c-diamide adenosyltransferase, which yields MSFEDFQTKQSVVVVYTGEGKGKTSASLGLVARALGRDWRVAYVQFIKHWRVGEHDFLEKITPVFKDKLVFKTGGKGFYNAGDMSAKNVSVAEHKQAARDTYEFALEAACSGKFDLVVCDEINNAVHDGLLEEIDLQNLIEKRGKAVSLCLTGRNFPEKLLSKVDIATNMTKLKHHFDDKFLANKGIDY from the coding sequence ATGAGTTTTGAAGATTTTCAGACCAAACAATCGGTTGTGGTCGTTTACACCGGTGAAGGCAAGGGCAAAACAAGCGCTAGCCTGGGTTTAGTCGCCCGTGCCTTGGGCCGTGATTGGCGAGTCGCCTATGTCCAATTTATTAAGCACTGGCGGGTAGGCGAGCACGATTTTCTAGAGAAAATTACTCCGGTTTTTAAAGATAAGCTGGTCTTCAAAACAGGCGGTAAAGGCTTTTACAATGCTGGCGATATGTCGGCCAAAAATGTTTCGGTGGCCGAACACAAGCAAGCTGCCCGCGATACATACGAATTTGCCCTAGAAGCTGCTTGCTCGGGCAAATTCGATTTAGTAGTTTGCGACGAAATCAACAATGCGGTCCACGATGGTCTGCTAGAAGAAATAGATTTACAAAATTTAATCGAGAAGCGCGGCAAAGCAGTTAGTTTGTGCCTAACTGGTCGTAACTTTCCAGAAAAACTTCTGAGCAAGGTTGATATTGCCACCAATATGACCAAGCTCAAACACCACTTCGACGACAAATTTTTAGCCAATAAGGGTATCGACTACTAA